The genomic interval TCCCTTCGCGCGCGCGAATTTACGAGTATCGTTGGATCAGGGTTTCCGGTGACCTCTTCAACTTGTTATTTCCCGCTCTGTACGCCATACCGATATTCATACTCGCGGTTGAAAAGCTCAGTTCTTTCAACAACGTCTTCCTCCTCGTCCGCGTCCGCGCTTCGACTCTTCATTCGGTGGTATATGAACGGCCTTCGAACGTTCGCATGGGGTGCGAAACTCGTCGTTAAGAGACCCGCCGTCTTCCCGTTCACCCAAGGTCAAGCTgtaggaaaaatatttcaaggtTTTACGGTACCGGTTTTATCCTTACCCACCATATAGCCGTGGTTCGGCATCTTCcagatttttccaattttccgaTCACCGCATTCCACAATTTCGTGTATCGGAATCTCATTCCTGAAAAGCtacatcgtacgtatatgtataccacgtGTACGAAAAAGACGCGTCACCCCAGTACGAGATACCGCGACACAATACATATACCCCTATATACATCGCGTAAATTGTTCTCCCTTCCAGTTTCTTTTATATCAGACGTACGCGAAATTCTACCCCGCTTCCTCCCTCTCTTGACTGTGCGAAAAATAACCTCGTACGAAATTCTCTTATAGCGGCGTTGCTTTTCTTGCCGCATAGATACAGGATATTTCAATGGGCCAGCTTTTACGTTAGTTCTCACATTTCCAGCGCGAGTTCTTACTTCTtggctttcttttttctccttatcttttttttttctgttttttttttttttctattcggaCGTATTCGTTTTTCCTCGGCGTCTATATCCATCTGTCTCTTTGCACTTGCGATCAGTGTAGCGTTGGGGGAAAACGGAAGAGCATTTATAGCTTCTCCAGCCAGACAGATGGCCAGGAGACAAGTAATCCCTCAGAGTCAGAGTGGAGCGTCGTTTTATAGGTGGAAATCAGGGTCCGAATTTTGCCCTCGGACGTTGCGAGCCTTACTCGGGATAACTTTACCGCTAATCGTTGAAGATTAATCCTGCttctcagttttttcttttttcttttttttctctttataccTCAATTTGTTTCTTCGAAGCCgttcttacttttttcccattttttctttaatctcAGCTGAGAGCACGTGAGCTTTGGAACCGCGATCGCCGTTGATGAGGCTTTTTTCGCTTGATTACTGCAAAAAGagaacgatcatttttttcatccatatcGTACTTGAAATATGGATCCGCAGTTTAGGGTCAGCTGACTATCCGTATCGTATAACGGTAACGTGTGGGCGCGCCTCACGTGTTCGACAAATTAAATTCTGTTTTCAGAGTACGATTTTACGGGACGACGTCATGTTGACCTGAAACGGTATTTTGATTGCTGATATTGAGCCATAAATTCCATACGTAGACCCCCGTGGGACCGAGCAGTCGGAACGTGGAACaacaattcaaatttttaactGCTCGAGTTAGCGAGTGACAAAGTGCAAAGGGAACGCGaaacattaaaaataatatcattatcaaaacaaaacaaacaaaacggaagggaagggaagggaaaacgaaaaagatggaaaaaattcgaatgtaAAAAACGCAAACCCGCGCGCTCTGCGCTGCCGTGAAATGGTGTAAAAAAATGTACTCCCTCATTAACGTTGGGCTCTGTTTAATTTATGTACCAAAATATACCGACGCAAACACCTGCAGCGCCCACGCCAGTACCGAGTATTTCTTCTCGCGCCAACATTTCGGTGTCTGCGGTAGTACACGCTGCACTGGTAAACCAGCTactagagaaaaataaagagaaagcTTCCAGCGGAACTTGATTTTAATTAACACCGGCTATATCCGATCGGTGTGAGtgcgggtgaaaaaaacttgactCGAATATACATGAATCAACGACTCGCGGTTGTAcggcgaattttcgaaaaattaattcgtgAAAATCTAAGCATCGAGTGAGATATGAATGCGGGTGTACATACCCGTCTAAGTTTCGAGCGCTTACGGCCAGTGGtacgttttaaaaaaaaagttcctcGTACCTACTCGTTAGCTTTTTGTATGAACTCTAACGCGACTTGACAGttgcataaataattttcccaaGTCTTtggtgaaatttcgaacgtttGTAAGTCGGAGTTTTATCCTaagattttatatttcatcttGGATATCGCGTGATCAAAGGGAATATCTTTCGCAACAATATCTTTGCGGCGTCTACTTCTCCGTATCTCCGGGCACGTCTGCTTCATTTTTCCAGCTTTACATCTGactacgttgtacgtatatcttGATACGCAACCCGAACGATTTATTCGCCACACGTCGAAACTTCAGATTAAATTACGTCCGCCAAATCCCATCAACGTCTGTCCAAATGAATCGCGCTGATACAACTCTACCGCataaacgtatatgtatatatttagatCTGTGTACGGGCTAAACATACAATCGAAGTACATAGGTGTATCCCCTTATAACTTTATCTTTGAAGGATCCTTCTGATCTCCAAAAAACCGTATGCATGAGTAAAATCCTGAGTCACAATAGACTTTCGATTCAACTGCGGATTCAATCGATTTTACGTGGAAACGTGTAGgctgtatttttcaattttcaaagtttaccGCGACGACCTTGCTGGGGgataaaaatcttctgaaCACGAAGATCCACCCcgaagaattaaaaagaaaaaaaaaaaaaaaaaaattcagcgttCGAATCGAGATgcggagggagagaaagaattcattttcgtttccagttttcgaattgaaaaacgaaactcCGATAGGTTGTAAAATTGTAATATTCATTGATTCATATCGCAAAAATTTTAACGTACGATGTACGAATATCTCACCATTTCGTTTGACTCGAATTGAATATGGCGCTAAAAGCATCGATGCGTCGCTTCGCAGGTCCTTGACGCGCGGTGCAGTTCTAAAAGTGTGCAACGTATATGACGCAGGATTTATACCCTGGCTCGGTGCGACGGCAGCATCAACGATTAAAcgcaatgaaaaagaaaacgagggtgaaagaagagaagggaaaaaaaatgtaacaaaaaaaaaaaaaaaaaaacaagcaacgagacgacgacgacgagcgtAGGAGCGACGGTTGTTTTGTTGTCTCCCGAAGTCAACGACCCCCATCTGGAATTCGAAAATCGCTACGCGGGATACTTTTTCGTCCCGTATATCTCCCCCGCTCCCCAGCTCTCCTTTTCTCCTATTTTCCGAGGACAAGCAGAAATTCGCTGACCGTAGGTGTACCAATACTTTTCGCGTAATCGCGGAGCTTCTCGAAGGGGGATAGTCGGCGCGCAAAAGGGCCGAGATTTTAGCTTCGCCTGCAGGTCCATTATTACAGTTGGAAATAGCCCTCCGGAGAGCCGCTAATAGTGTAAGATTATTCAGGTAGGAAACACCCTTCTTAGTCTACCGGCGGTGAAATGCGCGCGGCATTGTCGTTATTCCCTAATAAACTCTGGTCCACACGTGATTCCTGAGGATGTGAACTCCTGTGTAATAATTTCCAACAAAGCACGGTACGCGCGCGTTCCTCAGAAACtcttcgacccccccccccccccctccccccgtagCTCCCAGTTTTCCCGTTGTGCATTTCGACGATAAATCAGAACAGAACACGTCTTACGTGCGTAAAGTGCaataccctttttttttcactcggacGGGTGAAATATCGCGTTGGTTAAATGAAGGGGGAGAAATGGgtggttgtatatatatataacgacgAAAAAGTAGTTCACGGCGGGGATAGGGTTACTCGAAGGTACGCCGGGTTGAAGGAGACGGCGAGACGCGCGCCAAAGAAGAAGTACAAACAAACGTGATCTAATATGAGGAAGTGTAAATCAAGTACGTGGGTCAAAGAAGGAATCAGACCGCGACCCGGTGGACTGAGACGCCTTGGAAACGCGCGATGAATTCCTAAGCGCGATACTTGGCTACCGGGAGAACCTGCTGGAACGAGCGTCAGGCCAGGGGCACGGAATAACGGAACCTCCTTTTTTGTCCGACCGTGAAAATAATGAGCTTACATATCATCCCCCGGACACGCCGAGAAAAATTCCGTGACTTTCTTTCACTCCGTGTACATGTAACAGCGGATGTGCGACGACACAAACACGAATCAGCGAAGGGAGGTTTTCTTCGGAGGTTTTCAAATCGATGCTCATACTCGAAATTTCACCACCGGAACGAACGAATCCATCGTTCCTCGTCGTTCGTAAAAACAATGTCTCTTTACGTCGGCGGGAAAATGCACCATTTCGTCAATGCAGAACGAGTATCGGGAAATGTAAAGAATCGAGCTCGGGTTGTACGTCGCTCGGCATATTTAACGGCATTGGTTTGAAATTCGCTGATGAAAGACGAAGGAGTGTTTGAAACTACGTCGCGAGTGCATTtggtaatgaaaatattcaagccGACGGTGACGACGTTCCGCACCTCGGCCGGTCGTCTCGTATGAAAGGGAGGTGGATGTAGCCGCGCGCGTTACAAGAGACCGTGGAATACGGTGTGTTCGTTAAAAACTGCACGGCAAGGGGTGAACGGCTAGGATGTCGACGGCGCGCCAGAGGGAACGGATCGTATATGCTGCGGGACCCTGACATTGAACGGGCTCGACGCAGGCTTCGAGCACCGGTACACCGGCAGCTATGCATGAGGTTGAAGCTCCAGGGAACGTGGGGCAACCCTCGGGCGAAACCGACGCCGgaatttagtttatttttaaagATCGACCGCCCGGAAATTATCCATGGATTATTCAGCAACGGTAATACATGCATGGAGGACTTGAGAGATTTTGTATATCTGGCGAAGACAGGTAGCAGACCGTAGACGGCGGTAGTTTTTTGAACTCggataattcattttcaacgagaatagaatcggaaattttttgcggAGATCTCGAAGGGATGGAAGGAGTTCGAAGAACGGCTGACTAAACTGGATGTACGATTTGAGAAATTGTATTCGAGGTAGTTCACCGATGGCTGAGTAAAGCTTTCGGGAGAAGTATAATATAAGCTTATACCCGGAATCTTGTGGCACGAAATTCGTTGAGCTGAAGTTTGGGCTTCCGGGGCGTGATTTCCGTGCGCCGTGTGCCGACGCTGAATCGAAACCGGAGGGCCGTAGAAACAAGTGAAAAGCTCAAAGGATTAATCCGCATTAAGATCGCGAGTAGCGGAGGATGGCAGTCGGCAACGGAATGGGGGGGGGTTGAATTCTTCTCATAGAAACTGAGATGACAATTCAGTCGGCGACATAACAATACCTCGGCTTGGTTTCGCTCGGCGCCCGCGTCGCCCGCTGCCGCCAGCGAATGCGAGTAAATACGGGCGCGGAGGTAGCGCTCATTAACGCACTTACCCCTAATTATCGCGCGCCAGACACCCTCCTCAACCAACGCCAGTACTTCCACCAGTTTTTACTTCGGCTTACACGGTGCCAACTAAATATTTGGCACCCGTATTATGTAATGTGCTTAATAACTGAAATTCCCGGCCTTTGCCACGTAGTGTTTTACAGACGAATAAgttgtacaaattttcaaagagtcGGCGACTTCCGCTATACGGAgatgtgtacgtgtaatatacgtgAATACGTAGGAGCGGTTCATTTCGGTATTTCATCGTTGCAcgtacgaaaaataatatcgtgatttctattttttgccGGAGTGGATTCGGTTTTTAATAAAATCATTTATATCCCGTGATTGCttataatatacttatatatatatatatacttattttttttcatcttttacaCGCCACATCCAATTAGCAGAATCTATTTATCAAATCAAGCTAATTACCGGCGTATGTACGCAATAATTATCACGGACTTTTCgagacgaaacgaaacgcTTAGATTTATCGCTCGCGTTGAGGTAGAATTTCCGCCTCCCCCGCGTGATTCAACGCAAGaatatttctcttcgaaatttcGCGGTGACTTTGAATCTCACGTAGTCGCACGTATCAAGGGTGACGCCGGAACCAACGTCCGTATGAGGGTAATCCTGAGAGTagaattttgttaattttccaCCAACCAAAATGCTTAATTGGAGTGAACTTGCAGTTGCAGCGGCGCGTGAATGTAGCCCGTTAGCAATACCCAATCGGGTTGATCGGTTCATGTCGCATCGTTTGGCTCCCCAGAGTCTTCCGTCTCGtcgctgcagcggcagcagcggcagatACGATTCAACGTTCTCTAAAATCGAGTGGCCGGTACCCGCTACCtgtctataggtatacatcgaGCATAAAATTGTTAATTGGTACAGTAAGCGCGCAATTTACGCCACTGCCGGATATACATAGCCACGGATTCATTTTGCCTGATTGCGAGGTCAAACGGTCACGTACACAACTGCGCTATCATTCAAATGTGGGCTATTCCGATATGTTGAGTGACGTAGCAGAAGTAGCCCCGCGACGAATCTACGTTTTCTTTTAGGttccgaaatttttaatttgcaaAATAGTTGCTCCGGTATCGAATGCCCCGCTTATACGTACCTAAACGGAATCTTCGTCATCTCGATATCAGGGGCACGTATACCCATTCAATCGCGGCGAGTGCACGGTGAGCTTTAATAAGTCGGACATATCGAATCGATTCGTTTAGAATATACGTGCCCGAATGCCTACATTCTGACCTTTCCTCTGCTCTAATGGTCACCTACAGGGTAAGGAGTGCCTGCTGGGAATCGAAACCACGAAAAAGTCTTACCGATCTAGAAAAATACCAGGCAATCGAATCGGAGAACAAAAATCACTCATTTTTCTTGGTAAATTCGTGGCactcgtgaaaaatattcacgacTTGTTATTCGTACGGTGGGGGAAAAGACGAGACTTgcaagtgaatttttttgcttttatcaCAATTTTTCGGTCGTTATACAGGAGATTTAAACATCGTCTAGTCTGGCCCTCCGATagtggtgggggggggggggggggggggggacgaaaTGCGCGGAAGAGGATTTCCGCCGTTTGAAGAAGTCAAGTAGGCATATAGGCTGTCTTATCTTGATACTTGGAACCTCAAAAGAcatcgttaaattttcaagcATATTTTTTACTCCGCAGCTCAGAGAGACCGGTGTTCACCGACCAGCAGCTCGTCGTACGTTTGGTACAGATAGATGTGCGAGAGGATCGTTGACGAAAAACGCGGGTGAAAACTATGATCGCTCTTCACCGTGAAAGTTACTCGCGTTCATCCCTTTGCCTTTTGCAcccttccccctttttctctttttcccttttcactCGCCTGCGCCAGAGCTCGACAATTTAACAATTTTGTGGGCGAAACTTCAGAGCAAGCGCCTTGGAGAGTGCTGAATACATAACCGTCAGAAATTCCTTCCTCCGTTGCCCTGATGCAGTTTGAATTTCTATTACTTCGAAAAGAAACTTTAGACTCAACTTGACTAACACGCTAGCGACGGGGACGCGGGCGTGGTGGGGTGGTCGGAGAATCGcccatgtgaaaaaaatagtcgaaCCTAAACACGAGAGGAAAAATCGAGAGGAGGGGATAAAGAATATACGAACCACCCCCGTCCTCACCCTCACATACCAAGGTTACCGGTGAGCTCGCTTAAATCTGAAAGCAACTTTCAACTTTGCTGGCTGCTTCCGAAATTCTTTGATGTTACAAAAGCGCAATCACCGCAAATTTTATACTCTCTGACAATAAGAGTCCCCGCGATAGGGAGGTCAAGCGAACGGTCGCCAAAGTGATCCttgaaattctaatttttcagaaGAAAAACACAACCGTTTTTCtcttggataattttttttccgagatatttttttcaccgaaaaataaaaggccGTACAATCTTTTTCATAAACCGTTAGATCGATATACCGTCTCGCTTCAAACAAAGCCTGCGGTACGAAACTGCAGGCGTCTGAAAAAAtccgacgaaaaaagtaaaagaaagagaagtttttgaaaagaagaggaaaaaaaaaaaaaaaacaaacaaattaaaaaaagttgCGTCGAAACAAAGGGCTCGGTCTAAAAGAGGAGATGAAACGCGTTGGAGGAGCTGTTACCGACGTCGTGGTCGGATTTGCCGTGCAACGGAGGCAAACTTGCAgccttcatttttttggtttggtCTTCgtcacttcattttttcatttttattttcttccctctctaCGTCGACTTACTTTCGTCAGCAGGTTTGGTGTTGCGATTCCTATCAACGTGCTTCGATATACGAACAAGCAACTTGCGTTCACTGTATCTATTTAAAATGTAGTCATATTCATAACACGCGCCGTGATGCAGCTCCGCAATCGAACCGATGCGTCGATCCGTTATTATTCGTTCTTCCGTCCaaaaggtacgtacatacacaacGCGAGCTTTTATTCTCCAGTTGCTTCGGTTTACTCGAAATCGATTCGTTCTTCGgcgttctcttttctctttaataCCGCCGATGTATTATATAATAGGGACACGCTGCAGAGATAAATGACTATGAACGGCGAAGATTGTATCTCACCGTACGATGCAGATATTATGCGAGACGGAATAACTCGACATACGTCATATTGCTACTGCGAAGGGgtgattattttatcaccCCTTCGAGCACACCACGTTTGCAGAAATTAACGAAGGCGGGTGATAAGGTGGAAAACTATAGGGTGCGAAATTTTTTGCGATATTCATAgcagttttttcttcgtttttcactcATTGACAAAAACGAGCAATAGGACTTGCCGTTTCATTTGTCAGTAGGCTTATGGAGAGCACGCGGAAAACTGAAACACCAAGGTGATTCCGAAACAGTGGGGGAATCTCCATTTGTTGATtagtttctcaaatttttattgaaatcaaatttattttcacttgtaaattttcacaatttttctacGAGTTTTTCAGTTTCCTCGTGAATAAATTCGCAGGATCCGCTTCGAGTACCGCTCGGTGCGGGAGGTTCGATCAGGGTTCTCGTTCGAATGACTTCTCTCAACCATTGCGTGGAAAGTTTTTCCGATCTCGTTCTATTCGGACTGTCGAAATCGACCTTCAGAATTCCGAATCGTTGGCTGCGATCGACGAAATTGTTTGATAACTTTGTCCTCCCGCATAACAGTTTTGGGAATATTCGTATACTCACGTGTAACCGTAATACCATTCGAAATTATCCAGAAGTGACCAAACGGTGTAGGCTTTTACGTTGCAACCGTCACGCACAGTCGCCTTCAGCACCTCCGACGCGTAGTCGTAATGATATTTGATCCGTGCGTAATCCTCGGTCTCACCGGTGTCGGAGAAtccgttttcgaaaatatataacgCCGGGTTATCGTATTCGTCTCTGATTTTACGCAGCACGTTGCCGATCCCCTCGGGAACGATCTGATTGTGAGCGAAAATTGTACGATTAGTTGCAAGTCCAGGAAGTTCGGTGCATCGGTGAATTGTTTAATACTCGCGGTCAGCCACTGTGAACTTGCGGTCGACCAATTTGGATCGACGGCTTCGATTATACCACTGTCCGAAGTTGGGACACCAAGTTTTTCCGAAGTATCGAATATTGGCAGACGAGAGGTGTAGTGATTTAGACCCAAGAAATCGGTTGCTCCCCTGGAACGAGATCGCCTAGTAGAATctcttaacttttttttccacatcacACCAGAAACACTCacttgattatatttttccactCATCGGTGAATTCGGGAAGACGTGACTCTGGCAAATTCTCCAGATTACTGATATTACCTATTCTAGTCTTTAGAATTTCCGGATAATCTCCGATGAAAATGGGATGCATGACGATACCGCatctgaattgaaaatatcgatcAATAGATTCTTCGGTAACCCCTTCAGATGGAACCCAACCACGAGAGCTCGACACGAATCCGATCATACCCCCTTGGGTTGCGCGGTAATTTTTGTCGTACAAGTGCCAAACTTTTGCGTGAGCTTTCAGACCATTGTGAATGCACGCGTATTCTCCCATGTCATCTAAACCATTCCCTGCgcaaaaatgacaaatatcattaattttcccgaaggtttttttttttttttttattttctccatatCAGCTCGTTATACCTCGAGGTTTGTAAGTATCGTTCAATTCATCCGCGCACAGTGCGTTGATTTCGTTGATCGGGATAAATATGTCGACCAGATGACCGAGATTATCGAAGACCACTTTTGCGTAGTCTTCGAACCACTGTACCATCCGTTCGTTTCTCCATCCCCCTAAATTTTCCAGGGCCTGCGGGTGATCCCGGTGATATAGGGTCACAACTGTTGTCACATTTATGACCTTCAGTTCCTCAAGCAAATCCCTGTAGTAACGAATCCCATTCGGGTTGGTGGTATCGTTGAAACCACTTGGCAGTATACGCGTCCAACTGAGCGAAAATCGGTAATGATCCAACTGCGGAGTCGATGGAATATCGGGGGAATTTGAtacgagtttttttctctcttccaacaCCACAACTCACCCCGATACTTTTAATCCATTGAACGTCTTCTTTGTATTTGTTAAAAGAATCACAAGCGATGTCTCCGTTGCTGCGGTCGGATATGCGCTCCGATTGGTTGTGAGTAATGAAATCCCAGTGGCTTTCACCTTTCCCTGAAAAGAGTTTCCCTATTCGGATCGGAAAGTATCGCAATCATGTTAATAACTACTGATTATTACCGTTGACGTTCCAAGCTCCTTCTACTTGATAGGATGCGGAGGCTGCTCCGAGTAGGAAACCATCGGGAAAAGCTCGGCGATCGTTTGTCTGACATTGAACGtttctgaatttttgtttttcaaaatataagaAGAATTCATTTCAGGCAGACGCGTTCGTGATTTCAGCCAAAATACTTACGCTTCGAACATGGAGAAGGTTAACGTAATCATCCAAAAGTACCGCATGATGAATGTGATATCCATTAGCAGGTCTACACCGTTTTCGGAtatgaataattcaatatcTAACGATCGAATCACGATACGGAACACAACGGTTATACGAATATTTCTACTCTTCCCTTCACTCCGAGAGTCTTTGAGCAACTGAACGTGCCTCGCTCACGcttttcgaacgaaatttttgttattctatTGCTTCACATAGTTATCGCTTACTGCAAGATAACAAAATATCAGACGAATACCCGTCTAGCTCCGGGGCCCAGACACCGAAGGATCTTCTCTTCAAATTATCCAACAAATTAGAACCAAAACTGAGCTATTCTTCAATTCCTATGATGACGTGGGTGAATTTTACGGTGATTTATTTCgcatgtaagaaaaaaataacatcaatTTTGACTCTTGAAAATATGGCTTTTTAGCGCATCGCTACGCACAGCCTTTGCAAGGTAATTCGTAAACGACCTTCGATGAGCCCATCAATGAGAAAATGAattcttctccatttttcaataaataataaaattgaattacgtAATGCGGGTAGTTAATGTCgaattatttctatatttgTGTAGAGGTTATCAAATTATCGAGACAAACATCACGCTGGGACATCGTTTGAGCGGATCTGGATGAAGATACAGTACAATTACTAGTTCTTGGAATTCATCTTATTATTTCTCGATTGCATCGATGTTATTCTGTATATTCGTAACGGTGGATAGTGTTATTTCCATAGAAGGATTCACTCTGTGTTTCTCCTAAAGATATACTAATGTAAAACCAACTTCCGATGTATCTTGTGATATCGTATGTCTTACGTCAATCTTTTATCTGCCTAATCGGTACATTATTCAGCCATTGATATACAGGTGTGCATATTTCCGCTCCATCAGCCTCACAACTCGTAGGCGGCCGCCCTCGTTTTATACGCAGTCGTTTTGACGAATGTATGCGATATGGCCGCTACAAAGCCAGAGTTGGGAGAACTCGCACTGACAAATCGAGCCCTCAGCGAGGACCCTTTTCACCTCCGAGTGCCACCGCGTTATTCAAACGGCAGgggatcgattgaaaaataggaATCCTCCTGGTGAAAGAATCGCGAAAATCTAGAACGGCTGAAAACGGACGAGAGTCTACATATACAGGTCGGACGGAAATTCTTTTCGTGTACGTAATGTGTAGGTCCGAAAGAActgaacgatgaatttttcaaaaatcgttgTAGGTACAATTTATTTGTTGATCAACAGTCGAATTATCTGTTCATTGTCAGTTAAAATAACACTGTAACGTGGAAATCATAGATTTTGTCGAGAGTTTTCAAACCATAGATACGAATTCTCACAATATAATCTACAGTGATATGAAGGCAAACGCGTCTTATCGACGGGCGTGCTCTCATCTCGGGTCGTCGCGGTTACGCTTTGTAAAACTCTGCGATAAATCGAAAGCTTCGGTGATCTTTGGTCTTGATTTTTACGTTCTGCTATTGCCCGGAGGATGCTTgaatcatttttgaatttcaacaaaaattgAGTTGAGAAAAGTAGTAACATAAGAAAACGTGATATCaataaaaactgaacaaaATGGAAGTAAAGAAGCGTGGAAAATAGAATGGAAGTGTAGGACGATTGCGCGCGGCTACCTACGCCTCATTATTTCCTACGAACTTTGTACTCCTcggttttgttgttttctgatttgtttaattattcGAGAACTAGTACAGCGGCTATAAGAGATAACTATAATCTCTCCCATTCAGCTCTACGCCCCGATCATAATAATGAGGCGTACTACGTTACCTATCTTTCAAActatttcttttgttttcttccaatttcttaATACTAGCAttttgtatataatacacgtgtaaCAACTGCGAAGTGAAATTTTCCGGGCAAAGCTAACTCTTGGGTAACTAGGTAAAGTTCTCTATTACAAAAAC from Athalia rosae chromosome 1, iyAthRosa1.1, whole genome shotgun sequence carries:
- the LOC105686972 gene encoding myrosinase 1-like, translated to MDITFIMRYFWMITLTFSMFEANVQCQTNDRRAFPDGFLLGAASASYQVEGAWNVNGKGESHWDFITHNQSERISDRSNGDIACDSFNKYKEDVQWIKSIGLDHYRFSLSWTRILPSGFNDTTNPNGIRYYRDLLEELKVINVTTVVTLYHRDHPQALENLGGWRNERMVQWFEDYAKVVFDNLGHLVDIFIPINEINALCADELNDTYKPRGNGLDDMGEYACIHNGLKAHAKVWHLYDKNYRATQGGMIGFVSSSRGWVPSEGVTEESIDRYFQFRCGIVMHPIFIGDYPEILKTRIGNISNLENLPESRLPEFTDEWKNIIKGATDFLGLNHYTSRLPIFDTSEKLGVPTSDSGIIEAVDPNWSTASSQWLTIVPEGIGNVLRKIRDEYDNPALYIFENGFSDTGETEDYARIKYHYDYASEVLKATVRDGCNVKAYTVWSLLDNFEWYYGYTQRFGILKVDFDSPNRTRSEKLSTQWLREVIRTRTLIEPPAPSGTRSGSCEFIHEETEKLVEKL